The following proteins come from a genomic window of Proteinivorax hydrogeniformans:
- the dxs gene encoding 1-deoxy-D-xylulose-5-phosphate synthase codes for MVGTILDKIDTPEDVKKLPKKELKNLAKEIREFLVDATSKTGGHLAPNLGVVELTIALHRVFSTTSDKIVWDVGHQSYVHKILTGRKNEFNALRQLDGLSGFPKTAESKHDHFNTGHSSTSISAALGMALSRDLKGDSNNVVAVIGDGAMTGGMAFEALNHCGHKQNTDLTVVLNDNEMSIGENVGGLSSYLSRVRTDPKYTKTKEDVQYLLKKVPAIGGTLYKSLDRVKDSVKYMMVAGLLFEELGFTYIGPIDGHDFYKLEEVLQQAKKTSGPVLVHVITKKGKGFLPAEKTPDKFHGVAPFDKETGLPLKKKQKSFTDGFSEALCDLAQEDDKIVAISAAMVSGTGLSKFANKFPQRFYDVGIAEQHAVTMAAGLAADGQKPIFAVYSTFLQRGYDQVLHDVCLQNLPVVFAIDRAGIVGADGETHQGVFDISFLSHIPNMKIIAPRDDKELKDSLFTAFSLNCPVAIRYPKANLPEVNDRDKEYKKMAVGKGKPLAEGDDIVIVSSGVTTNSCLKVVDMLKQEGIDATLLHLPFIKPLDEDMLYRHIDSESKVLIVEEHTAIGGLASLITNLLSSKGIKADINHAALPDEFIPQGTRSEILKRYGLSCDDIFAKAKKIVTKDYSYENKKKIGSITG; via the coding sequence ATGGTGGGTACTATACTAGATAAAATCGATACTCCTGAAGATGTAAAAAAACTGCCTAAGAAAGAGCTTAAGAATTTGGCAAAGGAAATTAGGGAGTTTTTAGTAGATGCCACCTCCAAGACAGGAGGTCATCTAGCGCCCAATTTAGGTGTAGTTGAGTTAACTATAGCATTGCATAGAGTATTTAGCACTACTTCAGATAAAATTGTATGGGATGTAGGACATCAAAGTTATGTACATAAAATATTAACAGGTAGAAAGAATGAGTTTAATGCTTTAAGACAGCTAGATGGTCTAAGTGGGTTTCCTAAAACAGCTGAGAGTAAACATGACCACTTTAACACTGGTCATAGCAGTACTTCTATTTCAGCAGCTTTAGGCATGGCTCTATCTCGAGACTTAAAAGGTGATAGTAATAATGTAGTTGCGGTAATTGGGGATGGAGCTATGACAGGTGGAATGGCATTTGAGGCGCTAAATCACTGTGGACATAAGCAGAATACAGACTTAACAGTTGTGCTAAACGACAACGAGATGTCAATAGGTGAGAATGTAGGCGGGTTATCCTCTTATCTTAGCAGAGTGCGTACCGATCCTAAGTACACAAAAACTAAAGAAGATGTACAGTATTTATTAAAAAAGGTGCCTGCCATTGGTGGCACTCTTTATAAGTCTTTAGATAGGGTTAAAGATAGCGTTAAGTATATGATGGTAGCGGGGCTTCTCTTTGAAGAGTTAGGTTTTACTTATATAGGTCCCATAGATGGCCATGATTTTTATAAGTTAGAAGAAGTATTGCAGCAGGCAAAGAAAACATCAGGTCCAGTTTTGGTACATGTAATTACTAAAAAAGGGAAAGGTTTTTTGCCGGCGGAAAAAACTCCCGATAAATTCCATGGAGTTGCTCCTTTTGATAAAGAAACAGGTTTGCCGCTGAAGAAAAAACAAAAGTCATTTACTGATGGGTTTAGTGAGGCGTTGTGTGACTTGGCTCAGGAAGATGACAAAATAGTTGCTATATCAGCTGCAATGGTAAGTGGAACAGGGTTATCTAAATTTGCTAATAAGTTCCCTCAACGTTTTTATGATGTAGGGATAGCAGAACAACATGCAGTTACCATGGCAGCTGGTTTAGCTGCAGATGGCCAAAAACCTATCTTTGCAGTATATTCAACTTTTTTACAAAGAGGATATGATCAAGTACTCCATGACGTATGTCTTCAAAACCTACCTGTGGTGTTTGCTATAGATCGAGCAGGCATTGTAGGAGCAGATGGTGAAACACATCAGGGTGTATTTGACATTTCGTTTTTAAGCCATATACCTAATATGAAAATAATTGCTCCAAGAGATGATAAAGAACTTAAAGACAGCTTATTTACAGCCTTTAGCTTAAACTGTCCGGTGGCGATACGTTACCCAAAAGCTAACTTACCAGAAGTTAATGACCGCGATAAGGAGTATAAAAAAATGGCTGTAGGTAAAGGGAAACCTTTAGCTGAAGGAGATGATATTGTTATTGTTTCTTCTGGGGTGACTACTAACAGCTGCTTAAAAGTAGTAGATATGTTAAAACAGGAAGGAATTGACGCTACACTGTTGCACTTGCCATTTATTAAGCCCTTAGATGAGGACATGCTATATAGGCATATTGATAGCGAGTCAAAGGTTTTAATAGTGGAGGAACATACCGCTATTGGAGGATTAGCTAGCTTAATTACTAATTTATTGTCTTCTAAAGGGATAAAGGCAGACATAAACCACGCTGCCCTACCAGATGAGTTTATACCCCAAGGCACTAGAAGTGAAATATTGAAACGGTACGGTCTGTCATGTGATGATATATTTGCTAAAGCAAAAAAAATAGTGACAAAGGATTATAGTTATGAAAACAAAAAGAAGATTGGATCAATTACTGGTTGA
- a CDS encoding divergent PAP2 family protein translates to MELFQNKYFLVPVLAWAVAQTIKVVLEVLLTQKMDLNRFVGSGGMPSSHSAFVMALTSVLAKDFGWDSPIVALSLAFALVIMYDAAGVRRAAGRQAKILNKIIDEMQKGNTISDERERLKELLGHTPIEVLAGALLGLIIPYLF, encoded by the coding sequence GTGGAACTTTTTCAAAATAAATATTTTCTTGTTCCGGTTTTAGCTTGGGCTGTGGCACAAACCATTAAGGTTGTTTTAGAGGTATTGCTAACTCAAAAAATGGATCTTAATAGATTTGTGGGCTCTGGTGGTATGCCAAGTTCTCATTCTGCATTTGTTATGGCTCTGACATCTGTTTTAGCTAAAGACTTTGGATGGGATTCACCGATTGTTGCCTTGTCTTTGGCTTTTGCACTTGTTATCATGTATGATGCTGCAGGAGTTAGAAGAGCGGCGGGCAGACAAGCTAAAATATTAAACAAAATAATTGATGAGATGCAAAAAGGTAACACCATATCTGATGAAAGGGAACGATTAAAGGAACTTTTAGGGCATACTCCTATTGAAGTATTAGCAGGAGCCCTTTTGGGTTTAATAATCCCTTATTTATTCTAA
- a CDS encoding polyprenyl synthetase family protein yields the protein MDLKQGLAQYKEIIDNNITRFIPENCPPKLKESMEYSLKAGGKRIRPALLLMVCDHYKVSRELSLPVACSIEYIHTYSLIHDDLPAMDDDDFRRGKPTNHKVFGEAIAILAGDGILNTAFEILSNLEGIDPKIQVKLIKELSVSAGITGMIKGQILDIEGEEKQLTSSQLADVHRYKTGKLLTAPLKMAASLSKLDKETAEALYSYGDHFGMAFQITDDILDVCGSFESLGKAVGSDEKLSKSTYVTLHGLDKAKLMAKEHVQQGIKELEDNDIKVPYLPQLLTYLLNRKA from the coding sequence ATGGATTTAAAACAAGGGTTAGCTCAGTACAAAGAAATTATAGATAACAATATCACAAGGTTTATACCCGAAAATTGCCCCCCAAAACTAAAGGAATCCATGGAGTATTCTTTAAAAGCTGGTGGAAAAAGGATAAGACCTGCACTACTTCTAATGGTATGTGATCATTATAAGGTAAGTAGAGAGTTATCGCTGCCGGTAGCTTGTTCTATTGAGTATATTCATACATACTCTCTAATTCATGATGATCTTCCCGCTATGGATGATGATGATTTTAGAAGAGGTAAACCAACAAACCATAAAGTCTTTGGAGAAGCTATTGCGATATTAGCAGGAGATGGCATCTTAAATACTGCCTTTGAAATTTTATCAAACTTAGAAGGCATAGATCCAAAAATACAGGTAAAGTTAATTAAAGAGTTGTCCGTCAGCGCCGGGATAACCGGAATGATAAAGGGGCAAATTCTTGATATTGAAGGGGAAGAAAAACAACTAACTAGTAGTCAGCTAGCCGATGTACATAGATACAAAACTGGAAAACTACTTACAGCTCCTTTGAAAATGGCAGCATCTTTATCTAAGTTAGATAAAGAAACAGCAGAGGCCTTGTATAGTTACGGGGACCATTTTGGCATGGCTTTTCAAATTACAGATGATATATTGGATGTATGTGGTAGCTTTGAAAGTTTGGGCAAGGCTGTTGGAAGTGATGAAAAATTGTCCAAGTCAACATATGTCACTTTACATGGTTTAGATAAAGCTAAACTAATGGCTAAGGAGCACGTGCAACAGGGGATCAAAGAACTTGAGGATAATGATATAAAGGTACCTTACCTACCTCAGCTTTTGACTTACCTGCTGAACAGAAAGGCTTAG
- the xseB gene encoding exodeoxyribonuclease VII small subunit — protein MKKFEQAYLELEKIVNSLEEGNLDLEEALEKYERGMELLKVCQSKIKGAEQKIKKVQLEEFKEEE, from the coding sequence GTGAAAAAGTTTGAACAAGCATATTTAGAACTAGAGAAAATCGTTAACAGTTTAGAAGAAGGAAACCTAGATTTAGAAGAAGCGTTAGAGAAATATGAAAGAGGGATGGAATTACTAAAGGTTTGTCAAAGCAAAATTAAGGGAGCGGAACAAAAAATAAAAAAGGTTCAACTTGAGGAATTTAAGGAGGAAGAGTAG
- the xseA gene encoding exodeoxyribonuclease VII large subunit, which produces MDFTPISVSELTDLVQQSITIQPALRDVYVEGEISNFSNHIRSGHFYFSLKDKDSLVPTVMFRYANRSLNFVPKNGQNVIVRGKIDVYKKSGKYQLYVQKMEQVGAGNLHLKFEELKKELEKEGLFSVERKRPIPLFPQKLGVITGEGSAAQEDILKTLSSRLPSVEVVVCPCLVQGDKAKYQLEQAIKLMESLDVDTIILARGGGSIEDLWAFNEEIVARAIYNCKKPIITGVGHETDFTIADFVADFRAVTPTAAAQKAVPSMEELNDDLDYLRKRLDSKVVGLLEYSSEKVKQIKQRNILKRPETILDQYYQNLDTVSRQLSHEFKYYVEKKEGSVENLAFRLQSLSPKNVFARGYSVLKKERRLINSIKKVQTGDDVSIELQDGKLKCNVKEVIPGEKV; this is translated from the coding sequence TTGGATTTTACGCCCATTAGCGTATCAGAACTAACAGACTTAGTACAACAATCAATTACAATTCAACCAGCGTTAAGAGATGTTTATGTTGAAGGAGAAATTTCAAATTTTAGCAATCATATTCGTTCGGGGCATTTTTACTTCTCGCTAAAAGATAAGGATAGTTTAGTGCCTACAGTAATGTTTCGCTACGCTAATAGGAGCCTTAATTTTGTGCCAAAAAACGGTCAAAATGTAATTGTACGTGGTAAAATAGATGTTTATAAAAAAAGCGGTAAGTACCAACTATATGTTCAAAAAATGGAACAGGTTGGCGCAGGAAACTTGCACTTAAAGTTTGAAGAATTGAAAAAAGAACTTGAAAAGGAAGGTCTTTTCTCTGTAGAAAGGAAAAGGCCTATCCCTCTTTTCCCACAAAAACTGGGTGTGATTACAGGAGAGGGATCTGCAGCACAAGAGGACATCTTAAAGACCTTATCATCTAGGCTTCCCAGTGTAGAGGTTGTCGTCTGTCCATGCTTAGTACAGGGAGATAAGGCCAAGTACCAGCTAGAGCAAGCCATTAAGTTGATGGAAAGTCTAGATGTAGATACCATAATCTTAGCGCGAGGAGGCGGCAGTATAGAGGATTTGTGGGCATTTAATGAGGAAATTGTAGCAAGAGCAATCTATAACTGCAAAAAACCAATAATAACAGGCGTGGGGCATGAGACTGATTTTACGATAGCTGATTTTGTAGCTGACTTTCGTGCGGTTACTCCCACTGCAGCAGCTCAAAAAGCCGTTCCTTCCATGGAAGAACTAAATGATGATTTAGATTATCTAAGAAAAAGGCTAGATTCGAAGGTGGTAGGTTTATTAGAGTACTCTTCAGAAAAGGTTAAACAAATAAAGCAGCGTAATATCTTAAAAAGACCGGAAACAATATTAGACCAATACTACCAAAACCTCGATACTGTCTCTAGGCAACTAAGCCATGAGTTCAAATATTATGTTGAAAAAAAAGAAGGTAGTGTTGAAAACTTAGCATTTAGACTTCAATCATTATCGCCTAAAAACGTGTTTGCTCGCGGATATTCAGTTCTAAAAAAAGAACGGAGATTGATAAACTCTATTAAGAAGGTTCAAACCGGTGATGATGTTAGCATAGAATTACAAGATGGAAAGCTAAAGTGTAATGTAAAAGAGGTGATACCTGGTGAAAAAGTTTGA
- the folD gene encoding bifunctional methylenetetrahydrofolate dehydrogenase/methenyltetrahydrofolate cyclohydrolase FolD, with protein sequence MIASKNLLDGKSLAKKIRGEVKEEILDIKKSKGITPGLTVIIVGEDPASQAYVSKKEKAAKKLGINSKIFRLPETTSEDHLLKLIHRLNNEQTVDGILVQLPLPDHIDKEKVIDAISPEKDVDGFHTINAGKMFLNKDTLLPCTPYGVLKLLESEDVSLEGKHVVVVGASDIVGKPMAMLALNQMATITICHIATKDLAYHTRQADIIIVAVGKVNLITEEMVKDGAVVVDVGINRLEDRLVGDVDFENVSKKASLITPVPGGVGPMTIAMLMYNTLLAMKERRG encoded by the coding sequence ATGATAGCATCTAAGAACCTTTTGGACGGCAAGAGTTTAGCTAAAAAAATTCGTGGGGAAGTAAAAGAAGAAATTCTTGATATTAAAAAAAGCAAAGGTATAACACCTGGACTTACGGTAATAATTGTGGGTGAAGACCCTGCTTCGCAGGCATATGTATCAAAGAAAGAAAAAGCTGCTAAAAAGCTTGGAATTAATTCTAAGATATTTCGTTTGCCAGAAACGACCTCGGAAGACCATTTACTTAAGCTAATACATCGTTTAAACAATGAACAAACGGTGGATGGAATTTTAGTTCAGTTGCCGCTGCCAGACCATATAGATAAGGAAAAAGTAATAGATGCCATATCACCTGAAAAAGATGTTGATGGATTTCATACTATAAATGCTGGAAAAATGTTTTTAAATAAAGATACCTTATTACCATGCACTCCATATGGTGTTTTGAAACTTTTAGAAAGTGAAGATGTATCCCTAGAGGGGAAACATGTTGTTGTGGTGGGTGCAAGCGATATTGTAGGCAAACCAATGGCTATGTTAGCTTTAAATCAAATGGCTACCATAACAATTTGTCACATAGCAACTAAGGATTTAGCTTACCACACTAGACAAGCTGATATTATAATCGTAGCTGTTGGAAAGGTTAATCTAATTACCGAAGAAATGGTTAAGGATGGTGCCGTTGTTGTAGATGTAGGTATAAATAGACTTGAAGATAGGCTTGTAGGAGATGTTGATTTTGAAAACGTATCAAAAAAAGCATCACTTATCACACCAGTACCAGGTGGGGTAGGTCCTATGACTATAGCAATGCTTATGTATAACACCTTATTGGCTATGAAGGAAAGGAGAGGTTAA
- the gltA gene encoding NADPH-dependent glutamate synthase produces the protein MPNQDPDKRITNFDEVALGYDKEAATLEAKRCLQCKNPLCVQGCPVGIDIPEFIKEIASEDFEGALAKLKEKNSLPAICGRVCPQEDQCEKLCIVGKKNEPVGIGRLERFVADYHKNSVVKKASLGEKKVAVVGSGPAGLACASELLKRGYQVTIFEAFHKPGGVLMYGIPEFRLPKNIVEQEINQLVEMGAEIKTNVVIGQTITVIELLERGYEAVFIGSGAGLPYFLNIPGENLNGVYSANEFLTRANLMKAYLYPKWETPLRVGDNVAVVGAGNVAMDAARTAKRLGAKKVSIVYRRSEKEMPARQEEVLHAREEGIEMNLLTNPVSIEGNDGGWVNGLKCIKMELGEPDDSGRRRPKPIKGSEYMLEVDTVIMAIGQGPNPIIPRSTKELTISKRGNIEVDSKTGQTSIEGVFAGGDVVTGAATVIQAMGAGKKCAESIDKYIKNN, from the coding sequence ATGCCCAACCAAGACCCTGATAAAAGGATAACAAACTTTGATGAGGTGGCTTTGGGTTATGATAAAGAAGCAGCGACTTTAGAGGCAAAAAGGTGTTTGCAGTGTAAAAATCCCCTGTGCGTACAAGGTTGTCCAGTGGGGATTGACATTCCAGAATTTATTAAGGAAATAGCAAGTGAAGATTTTGAAGGTGCGTTAGCTAAGCTTAAAGAAAAAAATTCTTTACCAGCTATTTGCGGAAGAGTTTGTCCTCAAGAGGATCAGTGCGAAAAGTTATGCATAGTAGGCAAGAAGAATGAACCAGTGGGAATTGGCAGGCTGGAGCGATTTGTAGCTGATTACCACAAAAATAGTGTGGTCAAAAAAGCAAGTTTAGGAGAGAAAAAGGTAGCTGTTGTTGGATCAGGCCCAGCAGGGCTAGCTTGTGCCTCAGAACTGTTAAAACGAGGTTATCAAGTTACAATCTTTGAAGCTTTTCATAAACCAGGGGGAGTCTTGATGTATGGAATTCCAGAGTTTAGACTTCCTAAAAATATAGTGGAACAAGAGATTAACCAGCTTGTTGAAATGGGAGCAGAAATTAAGACAAATGTAGTTATAGGCCAGACGATTACCGTTATCGAGCTTTTAGAAAGAGGGTATGAGGCGGTATTTATTGGATCAGGAGCAGGCCTGCCATATTTTCTTAATATTCCTGGTGAAAACCTAAATGGGGTCTACTCTGCTAATGAATTTTTAACTAGAGCTAACCTAATGAAAGCTTACCTTTACCCTAAGTGGGAGACTCCTTTGAGGGTAGGTGACAATGTGGCGGTCGTTGGGGCAGGAAATGTAGCGATGGATGCCGCTAGAACAGCTAAGAGATTGGGAGCAAAGAAAGTGTCCATAGTGTATAGAAGGTCAGAAAAGGAGATGCCTGCAAGACAGGAAGAAGTTCTACATGCTAGAGAAGAGGGGATTGAAATGAATTTACTGACCAATCCCGTCTCTATAGAGGGCAATGATGGTGGCTGGGTAAATGGGCTTAAATGTATCAAAATGGAGCTTGGTGAGCCTGATGACTCAGGACGTCGTCGCCCTAAACCCATAAAGGGTTCTGAATATATGTTGGAAGTGGATACGGTTATTATGGCGATTGGGCAGGGCCCAAACCCAATAATACCAAGGTCTACTAAAGAGTTGACTATAAGTAAAAGGGGGAATATCGAAGTAGATAGTAAAACTGGCCAGACATCTATTGAAGGGGTTTTTGCCGGTGGGGATGTAGTTACCGGTGCTGCCACAGTTATTCAAGCGATGGGGGCTGGAAAGAAGTGTGCTGAAAGCATAGATAAGTATATAAAAAACAACTAG
- a CDS encoding sulfide/dihydroorotate dehydrogenase-like FAD/NAD-binding protein — protein MNTIVLKEVLSPSIKKYVIDNPDIAAKAEAGQFVILRIHEKGERIPLTIADFNRENGTVTIIFQEVGNTTKRLGKLEVGDKILDFVGPLGVPTTPPEGKNYVCIGGGVGIAPIYPEAKALHKQGKQVKGILGGRSKEVLFYEEEMGKVCDELHIATDDGSVGHKGFVTDILKELITDDSVQIDGVIAVGPLPMMKAVCDITKEFNIPTTVSLNSLMVDGTGMCGGCRVTIGNEVKFACIDGPSFDGLKVDFDEQMRRLRMYREEEQKVTGCQCGGEC, from the coding sequence ATGAATACTATAGTACTTAAGGAAGTACTTTCACCATCTATAAAGAAGTATGTTATAGATAATCCAGACATAGCTGCAAAGGCTGAAGCTGGTCAGTTTGTGATATTGCGGATTCATGAAAAGGGTGAGAGAATTCCATTAACGATAGCTGACTTTAATCGGGAAAATGGGACTGTAACGATAATTTTTCAAGAGGTTGGAAACACAACTAAAAGATTGGGTAAATTAGAAGTTGGAGATAAAATATTAGACTTTGTTGGACCTTTAGGGGTACCTACTACTCCTCCTGAAGGTAAAAATTATGTCTGCATAGGTGGTGGTGTTGGAATAGCACCAATCTATCCTGAAGCAAAAGCTTTGCATAAGCAAGGTAAACAAGTGAAAGGGATTTTAGGAGGCAGAAGCAAAGAGGTTTTATTCTATGAAGAAGAGATGGGTAAAGTCTGTGATGAACTACATATTGCAACAGACGATGGAAGTGTTGGTCATAAAGGTTTCGTAACAGACATCTTAAAAGAATTGATAACAGATGATAGCGTACAGATAGATGGTGTTATCGCTGTAGGGCCACTTCCAATGATGAAGGCTGTTTGTGACATTACAAAGGAATTTAATATTCCTACAACTGTTAGCTTAAATTCTCTGATGGTAGATGGAACTGGTATGTGTGGTGGATGTAGAGTAACCATAGGTAATGAGGTGAAGTTTGCTTGTATAGATGGACCTTCTTTTGATGGTCTGAAAGTAGACTTTGACGAACAGATGCGTAGGTTAAGAATGTATCGCGAGGAAGAGCAAAAGGTTACAGGCTGTCAATGTGGGGGTGAATGCTAA
- a CDS encoding O-sialoglycoprotein endopeptidase, with amino-acid sequence MTVLGIDTSNYTTSLAVVNKGGEVLCDHRKVLDVTHGKKGLRQSEAFYQHCNNLPGLFSDLKSSKFLESVSAIAVSKTPRNIEGSYMPVFTAGVNMASILADALSLPIYNCSHQEGHIYAGMVPNGLEAPFITLHLSGGTTDLLKVEAENDYRLKVEQLGTSSDLHCGQFVDRVGVKLGLKFPCGQEMEKMALQSNNPQKGLIPSSVSGGDVSFSGPLTKALNLLEQGVPPEELSFNVFNTIAKTAEKMIRFGVSQTDTKEVLLVGGVASNKQIRNWLSNRLKLNIHFATPKLSRDNAVGVALMGLKALK; translated from the coding sequence TTGACTGTATTAGGAATTGACACAAGCAACTACACTACCTCTTTAGCTGTTGTAAATAAAGGCGGAGAAGTGCTGTGTGACCATCGAAAGGTATTAGATGTTACCCATGGAAAAAAAGGGTTAAGACAGTCTGAAGCGTTTTATCAGCACTGTAATAACCTACCAGGTCTTTTTTCAGACTTAAAGTCCTCAAAATTTTTGGAAAGTGTTAGTGCTATTGCTGTTTCAAAAACTCCTAGAAATATAGAAGGGTCTTATATGCCGGTTTTTACTGCTGGAGTTAATATGGCATCTATATTAGCTGACGCTTTGTCATTGCCGATATACAATTGTTCGCACCAGGAAGGCCATATATATGCTGGGATGGTGCCTAATGGCTTAGAGGCTCCCTTTATAACCCTTCATCTATCTGGAGGTACAACTGACCTGCTAAAAGTGGAAGCTGAAAACGACTATCGGTTAAAAGTTGAGCAGCTAGGTACTTCCAGTGACTTACACTGTGGCCAGTTTGTGGATAGAGTGGGGGTTAAACTGGGTCTTAAATTTCCTTGTGGTCAAGAAATGGAAAAAATGGCGTTACAAAGCAATAATCCTCAAAAAGGGTTAATTCCATCTTCGGTTAGCGGTGGAGATGTTAGTTTTTCAGGACCGCTTACTAAGGCTCTTAACCTTTTGGAACAAGGAGTACCCCCTGAGGAGTTATCTTTCAATGTTTTTAACACAATAGCTAAGACAGCCGAAAAGATGATTCGCTTTGGAGTTTCACAGACCGATACAAAAGAAGTCCTGCTTGTAGGAGGAGTGGCGTCTAACAAGCAAATAAGAAACTGGCTTAGCAATCGATTAAAATTAAACATTCACTTTGCCACCCCTAAGCTGTCTAGGGACAACGCTGTAGGGGTTGCATTAATGGGGTTAAAGGCATTAAAATAA
- the nusB gene encoding transcription antitermination factor NusB, with protein sequence MSRRITREKAFQSLYELDITKDDAKKVIEYVKSQEDKLEMEYLRTVVLGVLDKVEEVDSHIQKYSKKWKVDRMAKVDKAILRLGVYEILYCEDIPHSVSINEAVELGKNFGGDTSPAFINGILDSVAKEQKRD encoded by the coding sequence TTGTCAAGGAGAATAACAAGAGAGAAAGCTTTCCAGTCCTTATATGAGCTGGATATAACAAAAGACGATGCAAAAAAGGTTATAGAATATGTAAAAAGTCAAGAAGATAAGCTAGAGATGGAGTATTTAAGAACAGTTGTATTAGGGGTTTTAGATAAAGTCGAAGAAGTAGATAGCCATATCCAAAAGTATAGCAAAAAGTGGAAGGTTGACAGAATGGCTAAAGTTGATAAAGCGATTTTACGATTAGGGGTTTATGAAATTTTGTACTGTGAAGATATACCTCACAGTGTTTCGATTAACGAGGCAGTGGAGCTAGGCAAAAACTTCGGTGGAGATACTTCACCAGCTTTTATAAATGGTATTTTGGATTCTGTAGCAAAAGAGCAGAAAAGAGATTAA
- a CDS encoding DUF2273 domain-containing protein codes for MWQEFKEIAIKNKGKLIGILIGFLISITYLWLGFFKGTFVAICIAIGFFIGKRFDDDKDFMESLKNLLKSKDF; via the coding sequence ATGTGGCAAGAATTTAAAGAGATAGCAATAAAAAATAAAGGTAAGCTAATCGGGATATTAATCGGGTTTCTAATTAGCATTACTTATCTGTGGTTAGGTTTTTTCAAAGGAACTTTTGTGGCAATATGCATAGCAATAGGTTTTTTTATTGGAAAAAGGTTTGACGATGATAAAGATTTTATGGAATCCCTTAAGAATTTATTAAAGTCTAAGGACTTTTAA
- the amaP gene encoding alkaline shock response membrane anchor protein AmaP: protein MLKRILLFVCGILVFLGSAVVICEAYLGIGVLPPAIEINFTGWEIALAFAILAILGLIAMVLAFTTKKEPSSLLIASEYGEVRVSLQTIDSLVHQGAKKIKGIKELKSRIIVRDGSLYIYVKAVLYGDRNIPELTMQLQQLISEHVYSISGINVDEVKVLVENVATDIKAKVS, encoded by the coding sequence ATGCTTAAGCGCATTTTATTATTTGTTTGTGGCATATTAGTATTTTTAGGATCTGCAGTAGTTATTTGTGAGGCATATTTAGGTATTGGAGTGCTACCTCCAGCTATTGAAATAAACTTTACAGGGTGGGAGATAGCCCTAGCCTTTGCGATACTAGCTATTTTAGGGCTTATAGCTATGGTGCTAGCTTTTACTACAAAGAAAGAACCAAGTTCTTTACTGATAGCCTCTGAGTATGGAGAAGTTAGGGTTTCACTACAAACCATAGACAGTCTAGTTCATCAAGGTGCCAAAAAGATAAAAGGTATAAAAGAACTAAAAAGCAGAATAATAGTTCGTGACGGTAGTTTGTACATATATGTTAAAGCTGTGCTATATGGAGACCGTAACATTCCCGAGCTTACAATGCAGCTACAGCAGTTAATCTCAGAGCATGTTTATTCTATTTCTGGTATAAATGTAGATGAAGTTAAAGTTCTTGTTGAAAATGTAGCCACTGATATTAAAGCAAAGGTTAGTTAA
- a CDS encoding Asp23/Gls24 family envelope stress response protein, with product MEQNMMPMQENGSVKIADEVVAVIAGIAATDIEGVAGMSGGVAGGIAEMLGRKNLSKGVKVNVGETETTIDIYIVVDYGVKITEVSKNIQEQVKQSVENMTGLNVLEVNIHVQGVKLENVDSKEKEELKLN from the coding sequence ATGGAGCAAAATATGATGCCTATGCAGGAAAATGGAAGTGTAAAAATAGCCGATGAGGTTGTTGCCGTTATTGCAGGAATCGCAGCGACAGACATTGAAGGCGTTGCAGGAATGAGTGGTGGAGTTGCTGGCGGTATAGCAGAGATGCTTGGCCGTAAAAATCTCTCTAAAGGTGTAAAGGTAAATGTCGGTGAAACCGAAACTACTATTGATATTTACATAGTAGTGGACTACGGTGTTAAAATTACAGAGGTTTCAAAAAATATCCAAGAACAAGTTAAGCAAAGCGTTGAAAACATGACAGGTTTAAATGTATTAGAAGTTAATATTCATGTGCAAGGTGTTAAACTTGAAAACGTTGATTCTAAAGAAAAAGAGGAATTAAAACTTAATTAG